One Zeugodacus cucurbitae isolate PBARC_wt_2022May chromosome 3, idZeuCucr1.2, whole genome shotgun sequence genomic region harbors:
- the Dars2_1 gene encoding aspartate--tRNA ligase, mitochondrial isoform X1, translating to MLLISRSLWRSQQISYLNRVTALETIAAKSTALIKKTEAAVTAAEPVNHLMSGRNRVSTGSGGGRYSGGGGYGGGGGGGGGYGGGGGGYGNNGGGYGGSGYGGNVGFNNSGSGGDGGYNGNYRGGYNDYCGNNDVNPFNRQVPNDLMQLMNAMASNFNMNPPPPPPARMPCGELRANHCGMLVELTGRLVKKRVSRFVELRERNGGASQLVILEDKYPRIARRMQNMPENTTLTITGVVNRRPKNSCNQTMPTGEIEVEVQEIVNIEFPTGVKSMGNKRTYSTMVKQNSCGITSTEYKIAKSDNILKYFENRDFTCNDLRRDDIGKNVTLVGWIPQPKSSKFLQLKDGYGMTQIIVEDQTLQETCLSAPEGTTVLVTGKVLGRPRANINLKYDTGEVEILVDTLKILNPDDPYEGPIKNKEKLQKMSIDDLEAEDATNNGNVTVGSIDGDKSKIADLNKFSGRTHTCGELSIDNVNEKVTICGWLEYQRMGKFFILRDGYGETQVLITSKAKGLEKYADGFSLESIIRVEGTVIPRPAATVNSNMKTGQIEVEAGSVEVLNAAKKNLPFEVRRHNRAGERLRLTHRYIDLRFTDMQHNLRMRSAIIMRMREYLINFLGFVEVETPTLFRRTPGGAQEFVVPTRKPGHFYSLVQSPQQFKQMLMAGAIDRYFQVARCYRDEATRPDRQPEFTQLDIELSFTTREDVMNLIEELLRYSWPKRGLQTPFRRITYEEAMEKYGTDKPDIRFGYTLQNVTNIIEKNKTFDEKFNNLGAYAIVVRGTEAVWNSTARKHYESLSKEFDGTLFVRKFMQYKDVLERLTKLLGDDVAQELIEKFDLEENDLLFLGIGEKRETQALLGRIRLDYHNFLSENLNRVSKENKFLWVVDFPMFARNEETNQLESVHHPFTAPHPDDMEVFMNAKDDQLENVRSQAYDLVLNGQEIGGGSIRIHDRDMQHFVLEQILKIPHEHLNHLLNALESGCPPHGGIALGLDRLIAIICRARSMRDVIAFPKSLNGRDPLSNAPVPISDEEKALYHLAVLEGTSKSTEHDIEDDDPDAVRATPSPEPHSDGMLVDSEDVKPAVERVEEVTPVDAEKSASQKSLKSEPPESPNNSQQVAAPATPKPAVATKSATKPKRGVAAAIKK from the exons ATGCTTTTGATTTCCAGGAGTTTGTGGCGTAGTCAGCAAATCAGTTACTTGAACAGAGTTACAGCACTCGAGACAATAGCAGCAAAGTCGACTGcgctaataaaaaaaactgaagcGGCAGTAACAGCAGCAGAACCGGTAAATCAC TTAATGAGCGGTCGCAATCGTGTCAGTACTGGAAGTGGCGGTGGACGAtatagtggtggtggtggctatggcggcggcggcggaggCGGAGGCGGTTATGGTGGAGGTGGCGGTGGTTATGGAAACAATGGAGGCGGTTATGGCGGCAGTGGTTATGGCGGAAATGTAGGCTTCAATAACAGCGGTAGCGGTGGTGATGGCGGCTATAATGGCAACTATCGTGGCGGTTATAATGATTATTGCGGCAACAACGATGTAAATCCCTTTAATA GACAAGTACCTAATGATCTCATGCAGTTGATGAACGCAATGGCGagtaattttaatatgaatccgccaccaccaccaccagcacgCATGCCATGCGGTGAGCTGCGCGCCAATCATTGCGGTATGCTGGTCGAGTTAACGGGACGACTTGTTAAAAAGCGTGTATCACGTTTTGTGGAATTACGCGAGCGCAATGGTGGTGCATCACAATTGGTTATTTTGGAAGATAAG TATCCGCGCATAGCACGCCGCATGCAGAATATGCCGGAAAACACAACGTTAACCATAACTGGCGTGGTGAACCGACGCCCAAAAAATTCATGCAATCAAACTATGCCGACCGGTGAAATCGAAGTGGAAGTgcaagaaattgtaaatattgaatttccaACTGGTGTGAAAAGTATGGGCAATAAGCGCACTTATAGCACAATGGTGAAACAGAATAGTTGTGGTATCACAAGCACTGAGTACAAGATAGCTA AGAGTGATAATATACTGAAGTATTTTGAAAATCGTGATTTTACTTGCAACGATTTGCGACGCGACGATATAGGTAAGAATGTGACACTAGTCGGCTGGATACCACAACCGAAATCATCGAAATTTTTACAGCTGAAAGATGGCTACGGCATGACACAAATAATAGTTGAGGACCAAACG CTGCAAGAGACTTGCCTCAGCGCACCAGAAGGCACAACAGTATTGGTCACAGGCAAAGTTTTGGGAAGACCGCGTGCCAATATCAATTTG aAATATGACACCGGCGAAGTAGAGATATTGGTGGATACACTCAAGATCCTAAATCCCGATGACCCTTACGAGGGCCcaattaaaaacaaagagaAGTTGCAAAAAATGTCAATTGATGATTTGGAGGCAGAAGATGCAACGAATAACGGCAATGTCACGGTGGGTAGCATTGACGGTGACAAGTCGAAAATAGCCGATTTGAATAAATTCTCCGGACGTACGCATACATGCGGTGAATTGAGCATAGATAATGTCAATGAGAAGGTGACCATTTGTGGCTGGTTGGAGTATCAACGTATGGGCAAATTCTTTATATTACGTGATGGTTACGGCGAAACGCAAGTGCTGATCACGTCGAAAGCTAAAGGTTTAGAGAAATATGCCGACGGCTTCTCGTTAGAGTCCATTATACGTGTCGAGGGTACGGTTATACCACGACCAGCGGCCACAgtcaactcaaatatgaagacCGGACAAATTGAGGTGGAAGCCGGCAGTGTGGAAGTGCTTAATGCGGCTAAAAAGAATTTGCCATTTGAGGTGCGACGTCACAATCGTGCCGGTGAACGTTTACGTTTGACACATCGCTACATTGACTTGAG ATTCACCGATATGCAGCATAATCTACGCATGCGTTCGGCCATCATCATGCGTATGCGTGAATATTTGATCAACTTTTTGGGTTTCGTCGAAGTGGAGACGCCCACACTCTTCCGTCGTACACCCGGTGGCGCACAAGAGTTCGTTGTGCCCACACGCAAGCCCGGACACTTCTATTCACTCGTGCAGAGTCCGCAACAGTTCAAGCAAATGTTAATGGCTGGCGCCATTGATCGTTACTTCCAAGTGGCACGTTGCTATCGTGACGAGGCCACGCGTCCGGATCGTCAGCCGGAGTTTACACAACTCGATATCGAGTTGTCGTTCACAACACGCGAAGATGTTATGAATTTGATCGAAGAGCTGTTGCGTTATTCGTGGCCAAAGCGTGGCCTACAGACGCCCTTCCGACGCATCACTTACGAGGAGGCCATGGAGAAGTATGGCACTGataagccagatatacgtttcgGCTACACA TTGCAAAATGTTACAAATATAATTGAGAAAAATAAGACTTTCGACGAGAAGTTCAATAATTTGGGTGCTTATGCCATTGTTGTGCGCGGTACTGAGGCCGTGTGGAACTCAACTGCACGTAAACATTACGAGAGTCTCAGCAAGGAATTTGACGGTACACTATTTGTACGCAAATTTATG CAATATAAGGACGTGCTCGAGCGTTTAACGAAATTATTGGGTGATGATGTCGCGCAGGAGCTGATTGAGAAATTCGATTTGGAAGAAAATGATCTGCTGTTCCTCGGTATTGGCGAAAAGCGTGAAACT CAAGCACTTTTGGGTCGCATACGTCTCGACTATCATAATTTCCTTTCGGAGAATCTGAATCGTGTGTCTAAAGAGAATAAATTCCTTTGGGTCGTCGATTTTCCGATGTTTGCCCGCAATGAAGAGACCAATCAATTGGAGAGTGTGCATCATCCGTTCACCGCACCACACCCCGACGATATGGAGGTCTTCATGAACGCCAAAGATGATCAATTGGAAAATGTGCGCTCACAAGCTTACGACTTGGTATTGAATGGTCAAGAAATCGGTGGCGGTTCAATACGTATACACGATCGTGATATGCAACATTTCGTACTTGAACAAATTCTTAAAATACCACATGAGCATTTGAATCATTTGTTGAACGCCCTGGAGTCGGGTTGTCCGCCCCACGGTGGCATTGCACTGGGACTTGATCGTCTAATTGCCATTATCTGCCGTGCGCGTTCAATGCGTGATGTTATTGCATTCCCGAAATCGTTGAACGGTCGCGATCCGCTCTCGAATGCACCCGTGCCCATTTCCGATGAGGAGAAGGCGCTCTACCATTTGGCCGTGTTGGAGGGTACAAGCAAATCGACCGAGCATGATATCGAAGATGATGATCCCGATGCTGTACGCGCGACACCGTCACCGGAACCGCACAGCGATGGCATGTTGGTTGACAGTGAAGATGTGAAGCCAGCGGTTGAGCGTGTTGAAGAAGTGACGCCAGTGGATGCTGAGAAGTCGGCGTCACAAAAGTCGCTTAAAAGTGAGCCGCCTGAATCCCCAAATAATAGTCAACAAGTCGCAGCTCCTGCTACACCCAAACCCGCCGTTGCCACTAAATCAGCCACGAAGCCCAAACGTGGCGTTGCAGCGGCAATTAAGAAGTAA
- the Dars2_1 gene encoding aspartate--tRNA ligase, mitochondrial isoform X2 — MSGRNRVSTGSGGGRYSGGGGYGGGGGGGGGYGGGGGGYGNNGGGYGGSGYGGNVGFNNSGSGGDGGYNGNYRGGYNDYCGNNDVNPFNRQVPNDLMQLMNAMASNFNMNPPPPPPARMPCGELRANHCGMLVELTGRLVKKRVSRFVELRERNGGASQLVILEDKYPRIARRMQNMPENTTLTITGVVNRRPKNSCNQTMPTGEIEVEVQEIVNIEFPTGVKSMGNKRTYSTMVKQNSCGITSTEYKIAKSDNILKYFENRDFTCNDLRRDDIGKNVTLVGWIPQPKSSKFLQLKDGYGMTQIIVEDQTLQETCLSAPEGTTVLVTGKVLGRPRANINLKYDTGEVEILVDTLKILNPDDPYEGPIKNKEKLQKMSIDDLEAEDATNNGNVTVGSIDGDKSKIADLNKFSGRTHTCGELSIDNVNEKVTICGWLEYQRMGKFFILRDGYGETQVLITSKAKGLEKYADGFSLESIIRVEGTVIPRPAATVNSNMKTGQIEVEAGSVEVLNAAKKNLPFEVRRHNRAGERLRLTHRYIDLRFTDMQHNLRMRSAIIMRMREYLINFLGFVEVETPTLFRRTPGGAQEFVVPTRKPGHFYSLVQSPQQFKQMLMAGAIDRYFQVARCYRDEATRPDRQPEFTQLDIELSFTTREDVMNLIEELLRYSWPKRGLQTPFRRITYEEAMEKYGTDKPDIRFGYTLQNVTNIIEKNKTFDEKFNNLGAYAIVVRGTEAVWNSTARKHYESLSKEFDGTLFVRKFMQYKDVLERLTKLLGDDVAQELIEKFDLEENDLLFLGIGEKRETQALLGRIRLDYHNFLSENLNRVSKENKFLWVVDFPMFARNEETNQLESVHHPFTAPHPDDMEVFMNAKDDQLENVRSQAYDLVLNGQEIGGGSIRIHDRDMQHFVLEQILKIPHEHLNHLLNALESGCPPHGGIALGLDRLIAIICRARSMRDVIAFPKSLNGRDPLSNAPVPISDEEKALYHLAVLEGTSKSTEHDIEDDDPDAVRATPSPEPHSDGMLVDSEDVKPAVERVEEVTPVDAEKSASQKSLKSEPPESPNNSQQVAAPATPKPAVATKSATKPKRGVAAAIKK; from the exons ATGAGCGGTCGCAATCGTGTCAGTACTGGAAGTGGCGGTGGACGAtatagtggtggtggtggctatggcggcggcggcggaggCGGAGGCGGTTATGGTGGAGGTGGCGGTGGTTATGGAAACAATGGAGGCGGTTATGGCGGCAGTGGTTATGGCGGAAATGTAGGCTTCAATAACAGCGGTAGCGGTGGTGATGGCGGCTATAATGGCAACTATCGTGGCGGTTATAATGATTATTGCGGCAACAACGATGTAAATCCCTTTAATA GACAAGTACCTAATGATCTCATGCAGTTGATGAACGCAATGGCGagtaattttaatatgaatccgccaccaccaccaccagcacgCATGCCATGCGGTGAGCTGCGCGCCAATCATTGCGGTATGCTGGTCGAGTTAACGGGACGACTTGTTAAAAAGCGTGTATCACGTTTTGTGGAATTACGCGAGCGCAATGGTGGTGCATCACAATTGGTTATTTTGGAAGATAAG TATCCGCGCATAGCACGCCGCATGCAGAATATGCCGGAAAACACAACGTTAACCATAACTGGCGTGGTGAACCGACGCCCAAAAAATTCATGCAATCAAACTATGCCGACCGGTGAAATCGAAGTGGAAGTgcaagaaattgtaaatattgaatttccaACTGGTGTGAAAAGTATGGGCAATAAGCGCACTTATAGCACAATGGTGAAACAGAATAGTTGTGGTATCACAAGCACTGAGTACAAGATAGCTA AGAGTGATAATATACTGAAGTATTTTGAAAATCGTGATTTTACTTGCAACGATTTGCGACGCGACGATATAGGTAAGAATGTGACACTAGTCGGCTGGATACCACAACCGAAATCATCGAAATTTTTACAGCTGAAAGATGGCTACGGCATGACACAAATAATAGTTGAGGACCAAACG CTGCAAGAGACTTGCCTCAGCGCACCAGAAGGCACAACAGTATTGGTCACAGGCAAAGTTTTGGGAAGACCGCGTGCCAATATCAATTTG aAATATGACACCGGCGAAGTAGAGATATTGGTGGATACACTCAAGATCCTAAATCCCGATGACCCTTACGAGGGCCcaattaaaaacaaagagaAGTTGCAAAAAATGTCAATTGATGATTTGGAGGCAGAAGATGCAACGAATAACGGCAATGTCACGGTGGGTAGCATTGACGGTGACAAGTCGAAAATAGCCGATTTGAATAAATTCTCCGGACGTACGCATACATGCGGTGAATTGAGCATAGATAATGTCAATGAGAAGGTGACCATTTGTGGCTGGTTGGAGTATCAACGTATGGGCAAATTCTTTATATTACGTGATGGTTACGGCGAAACGCAAGTGCTGATCACGTCGAAAGCTAAAGGTTTAGAGAAATATGCCGACGGCTTCTCGTTAGAGTCCATTATACGTGTCGAGGGTACGGTTATACCACGACCAGCGGCCACAgtcaactcaaatatgaagacCGGACAAATTGAGGTGGAAGCCGGCAGTGTGGAAGTGCTTAATGCGGCTAAAAAGAATTTGCCATTTGAGGTGCGACGTCACAATCGTGCCGGTGAACGTTTACGTTTGACACATCGCTACATTGACTTGAG ATTCACCGATATGCAGCATAATCTACGCATGCGTTCGGCCATCATCATGCGTATGCGTGAATATTTGATCAACTTTTTGGGTTTCGTCGAAGTGGAGACGCCCACACTCTTCCGTCGTACACCCGGTGGCGCACAAGAGTTCGTTGTGCCCACACGCAAGCCCGGACACTTCTATTCACTCGTGCAGAGTCCGCAACAGTTCAAGCAAATGTTAATGGCTGGCGCCATTGATCGTTACTTCCAAGTGGCACGTTGCTATCGTGACGAGGCCACGCGTCCGGATCGTCAGCCGGAGTTTACACAACTCGATATCGAGTTGTCGTTCACAACACGCGAAGATGTTATGAATTTGATCGAAGAGCTGTTGCGTTATTCGTGGCCAAAGCGTGGCCTACAGACGCCCTTCCGACGCATCACTTACGAGGAGGCCATGGAGAAGTATGGCACTGataagccagatatacgtttcgGCTACACA TTGCAAAATGTTACAAATATAATTGAGAAAAATAAGACTTTCGACGAGAAGTTCAATAATTTGGGTGCTTATGCCATTGTTGTGCGCGGTACTGAGGCCGTGTGGAACTCAACTGCACGTAAACATTACGAGAGTCTCAGCAAGGAATTTGACGGTACACTATTTGTACGCAAATTTATG CAATATAAGGACGTGCTCGAGCGTTTAACGAAATTATTGGGTGATGATGTCGCGCAGGAGCTGATTGAGAAATTCGATTTGGAAGAAAATGATCTGCTGTTCCTCGGTATTGGCGAAAAGCGTGAAACT CAAGCACTTTTGGGTCGCATACGTCTCGACTATCATAATTTCCTTTCGGAGAATCTGAATCGTGTGTCTAAAGAGAATAAATTCCTTTGGGTCGTCGATTTTCCGATGTTTGCCCGCAATGAAGAGACCAATCAATTGGAGAGTGTGCATCATCCGTTCACCGCACCACACCCCGACGATATGGAGGTCTTCATGAACGCCAAAGATGATCAATTGGAAAATGTGCGCTCACAAGCTTACGACTTGGTATTGAATGGTCAAGAAATCGGTGGCGGTTCAATACGTATACACGATCGTGATATGCAACATTTCGTACTTGAACAAATTCTTAAAATACCACATGAGCATTTGAATCATTTGTTGAACGCCCTGGAGTCGGGTTGTCCGCCCCACGGTGGCATTGCACTGGGACTTGATCGTCTAATTGCCATTATCTGCCGTGCGCGTTCAATGCGTGATGTTATTGCATTCCCGAAATCGTTGAACGGTCGCGATCCGCTCTCGAATGCACCCGTGCCCATTTCCGATGAGGAGAAGGCGCTCTACCATTTGGCCGTGTTGGAGGGTACAAGCAAATCGACCGAGCATGATATCGAAGATGATGATCCCGATGCTGTACGCGCGACACCGTCACCGGAACCGCACAGCGATGGCATGTTGGTTGACAGTGAAGATGTGAAGCCAGCGGTTGAGCGTGTTGAAGAAGTGACGCCAGTGGATGCTGAGAAGTCGGCGTCACAAAAGTCGCTTAAAAGTGAGCCGCCTGAATCCCCAAATAATAGTCAACAAGTCGCAGCTCCTGCTACACCCAAACCCGCCGTTGCCACTAAATCAGCCACGAAGCCCAAACGTGGCGTTGCAGCGGCAATTAAGAAGTAA